A single genomic interval of Mucilaginibacter boryungensis harbors:
- a CDS encoding glutamine synthetase family protein yields the protein MDTQQITAYLKDKDIKKIKFAFADIDGVLRGKLINSDKFLDGLKDGYGFCDVVFGWDSSDACYDNVAITGWHSGYPDKYCRIDLSTLRNIPWQNDQTFFLADFIQADGSSVPACPRSLLKRIAADCESMGYHPEFAQEFEWFNFNETPQGLQDKEFTKLQTISTGMFGYSILRPSQHSGFYYDLFNLLGEFGVPLEGLHTETGPGVYEAAIEHDHVLASADKAALFKTAVKEIASKYGIMASFMAKWNADLPGCSGHIHQSLWNKDKTENLFHSASDTNKMSDLHKHYLAGQLHCLPHVLPMYAPTVNSYKRLVEGAWAPTTITWGLDNRTTAIRIINDTAKHTRLETRIPGSDTNPYLAMSAALASGLYGIKHKLELTIPPTVGNGYQNKTNGVLANNLEKAAIDMQQSVIAKELFGDDFVQHFTNTRLWEWRQFSKQVTNWELKRYFEII from the coding sequence ATGGATACCCAACAAATTACAGCTTACCTAAAGGATAAGGATATCAAAAAAATAAAGTTTGCCTTTGCCGATATTGATGGCGTACTGCGTGGTAAGCTTATTAATAGCGATAAGTTTTTAGACGGACTAAAAGATGGTTATGGGTTTTGCGATGTGGTTTTTGGCTGGGATAGCAGCGATGCCTGTTATGATAATGTAGCCATTACCGGGTGGCATTCAGGGTATCCGGATAAGTACTGTCGTATTGATTTATCTACCTTAAGGAATATTCCATGGCAAAACGATCAGACATTTTTCCTGGCCGATTTTATCCAGGCTGATGGGAGCAGCGTTCCAGCGTGCCCGCGTAGTTTGTTAAAACGCATTGCTGCCGATTGCGAAAGCATGGGCTATCATCCTGAATTTGCACAGGAATTTGAATGGTTCAATTTTAATGAGACGCCGCAGGGCCTGCAGGATAAGGAGTTTACTAAACTGCAAACTATCAGCACAGGCATGTTCGGTTATTCTATCTTAAGGCCATCGCAACATAGCGGGTTTTATTACGATCTGTTTAACCTGCTGGGTGAATTTGGCGTACCGCTGGAAGGGCTGCATACCGAGACCGGCCCGGGCGTATATGAGGCCGCTATTGAACATGACCATGTACTGGCATCAGCCGATAAGGCCGCACTGTTTAAAACAGCCGTGAAGGAGATTGCATCAAAGTACGGTATTATGGCCAGCTTCATGGCCAAATGGAATGCCGACCTGCCGGGTTGTAGCGGCCATATCCACCAAAGCTTATGGAATAAAGATAAAACTGAAAACCTGTTTCACAGCGCAAGCGATACAAACAAAATGAGCGATTTGCATAAGCATTACCTGGCGGGACAATTGCATTGTTTGCCGCACGTATTGCCTATGTATGCGCCAACCGTTAATAGTTATAAGCGTTTAGTGGAAGGGGCATGGGCGCCTACCACCATCACTTGGGGACTGGATAACCGGACTACAGCTATCCGCATTATTAATGATACGGCTAAACACACCCGGTTAGAAACCCGCATCCCCGGATCGGATACTAACCCTTACCTGGCTATGTCAGCTGCACTGGCATCGGGGTTATATGGAATTAAACATAAACTGGAGTTAACCATACCGCCAACTGTTGGTAATGGTTATCAGAATAAAACAAACGGGGTATTAGCCAACAATTTGGAAAAAGCCGCGATAGATATGCAGCAATCAGTCATTGCCAAAGAACTGTTTGGTGATGATTTTGTGCAGCATTTTACCAATACCCGCTTATGGGAATGGCGCCAGTTTAGCAAACAAGTAACCAACTGGGAATTGAAGAGGTATTTTGAGATTATATAA
- a CDS encoding gamma-glutamylcyclotransferase family protein, with product MAIKNACRHMFIYGTLLSADNDFGAYLKKNSTYISPGSFSGLLYDMDEYPGAVHKPGITNRVYGNIILLNDDPSVLQTIDEYEGYGKNEEQPNLFVRELVPVETALGVINCWVYLYNRAIVGYPKIVSGRYQ from the coding sequence ATGGCAATTAAAAACGCTTGCAGGCACATGTTTATTTATGGCACTTTATTAAGCGCAGATAACGACTTTGGCGCTTACCTGAAGAAAAACAGCACTTACATTTCTCCGGGCAGCTTTAGCGGATTATTATATGATATGGATGAATATCCCGGTGCGGTACACAAACCCGGCATTACAAACCGCGTTTATGGGAACATTATTTTATTAAATGATGATCCGTCAGTATTACAAACTATTGACGAATACGAAGGCTACGGCAAAAATGAAGAACAGCCTAATTTATTTGTGCGGGAATTAGTGCCCGTCGAAACAGCATTGGGGGTTATCAATTGCTGGGTATACCTGTATAACCGGGCAATAGTTGGTTATCCGAAAATTGTATCGGGCAGGTATCAATAA
- a CDS encoding glutamine synthetase beta-grasp domain-containing protein, with translation MAKLEYIWLDGYKPTQSLRSKTKIEKDFSGKLEDCPNWSFDGSSTEQAPGGSSDCILKPVFICPDPQRKDGYLVMCEVLDSKGVPHESNGRALIQDDDNDFWFGFEQEYFLWDPKTDKPLGFPQGGYPGPQGPYYCSVGANNAFGREIIEEHLDVCLEAGLNVEGINAEVAAGQWEFQIFSKGAKDAGDQIWVARYLLERIGESYGVSINWHCKPLGTLDWNGSGMHANFSNSTLRTANSKETFTKICEAFRPAVAECVAVYGAHNELRLTGKHETASINDFSYGVSDRGASIRIPLYTVDHNWSGYLEDRRPNSAADPYKVAAVIIKTVKSAKL, from the coding sequence ATGGCAAAATTAGAGTACATCTGGCTGGATGGCTACAAACCAACACAAAGCCTGCGTAGTAAAACAAAAATTGAAAAGGATTTTAGTGGCAAATTAGAAGATTGCCCTAACTGGAGTTTTGATGGTTCATCAACTGAGCAGGCTCCCGGTGGTTCATCAGATTGTATATTAAAACCAGTTTTTATTTGTCCTGACCCGCAAAGAAAAGACGGCTACCTGGTAATGTGCGAAGTATTGGATTCAAAAGGTGTACCACACGAATCTAATGGCCGTGCCCTTATCCAGGATGATGATAACGATTTTTGGTTTGGTTTTGAGCAGGAATATTTCCTGTGGGATCCAAAAACAGATAAACCATTAGGCTTCCCGCAAGGTGGTTATCCAGGTCCGCAAGGCCCGTACTATTGTTCAGTAGGTGCTAACAACGCATTTGGCCGCGAGATAATTGAAGAGCATTTAGACGTATGTTTGGAAGCAGGCTTAAACGTTGAAGGTATTAACGCTGAGGTTGCTGCAGGCCAGTGGGAGTTCCAGATCTTCTCTAAAGGTGCTAAAGATGCAGGCGATCAAATTTGGGTAGCCCGTTATTTATTAGAGCGTATTGGCGAAAGCTACGGCGTATCTATCAACTGGCATTGTAAACCATTAGGTACATTAGACTGGAATGGTTCAGGCATGCACGCTAACTTCTCTAACTCAACTTTACGTACTGCTAACAGCAAAGAAACCTTCACTAAAATATGCGAAGCTTTCCGTCCGGCGGTTGCTGAGTGTGTGGCTGTATACGGTGCACATAACGAGTTGCGTTTAACAGGTAAACACGAAACAGCTTCTATCAACGATTTTAGCTATGGTGTATCAGATCGTGGTGCTTCTATCCGTATCCCGCTTTACACTGTAGACCACAACTGGAGTGGTTATTTGGAAGACCGTCGCCCTAACTCGGCTGCCGATCCGTACAAAGTAGCTGCAGTTATTATCAAAACTGTAAAATCAGCAAAATTGTAA
- a CDS encoding alpha-L-rhamnosidase-related protein, with translation MPLKVNLKLFLSAIIALITTNQTIFAQLPAVFGPEINKTVKKDELTRYYITPQRIVWMSDSSGKLITNPQLLLQQGIGQTFMENRTVCKIINKGSTVSGLVLDFGKEIQGGIQITLSQSNRVTPKVRLRFGESVSETMSYVIGDGTTGKEGGATNHHSLRDFMVQIPGLGSQEVGREGFRFLRIDLADTNASIAIKEIRAVATMRDIPYLGSFKCNDELLNKIWMTGAYTVHLNMQDYLWDGIKRDRLVWIGDMHPETMTISNVFGNNPVVPKSLDFVRDHTPLPAWMNGIPSYSMWWIIMQHDWYYFHGDKNYLMQQKSYLLPLLDALLSKVGADGNENLNGFRFLDWPSSENKPGVHAGLQALMVIAFDKGAELCKIMGETKLATLYSSKANQMRQHAPDANNSKQAACLMALAGMIPAEKANREVIDVGGVKKFSTYFGYYMLQAQAKAGAYETAINNIRQYWGGMLKLGATTFWEDFDLEEAANAAPIDNIVPSGKLDYHRNTGAYCYIGLRRSLCHGWASGPTSWLTENVLGIHVTAPGCKTIKIEPHLGDLAWVEGTFPTPYGIVKVKHVKLKSGKIQTTVSAPAQVHIIKV, from the coding sequence ATGCCACTAAAAGTCAATCTTAAATTGTTTTTATCTGCAATTATTGCCCTGATAACCACAAACCAGACCATTTTTGCTCAACTTCCGGCAGTTTTTGGCCCGGAAATTAACAAAACGGTCAAAAAAGATGAGTTAACCCGCTATTATATCACGCCGCAACGCATAGTTTGGATGAGCGACAGCAGCGGCAAGCTCATAACTAATCCGCAATTGTTATTACAGCAAGGCATTGGGCAAACTTTTATGGAGAACCGTACCGTTTGCAAGATCATTAACAAGGGCAGCACTGTATCGGGCCTGGTGCTTGATTTTGGAAAGGAAATACAAGGTGGCATACAGATTACCTTAAGCCAGAGTAACCGGGTTACCCCGAAAGTAAGGCTGCGGTTTGGCGAATCGGTAAGTGAAACCATGAGCTACGTAATTGGCGACGGTACCACCGGTAAGGAAGGTGGCGCTACCAATCACCATTCCCTGCGCGATTTTATGGTGCAGATTCCCGGCCTCGGCTCGCAGGAAGTCGGCCGCGAAGGTTTCCGGTTTTTACGGATAGACCTGGCCGATACCAACGCCAGCATAGCTATTAAGGAAATACGGGCGGTGGCTACCATGCGCGATATCCCCTACCTGGGTTCGTTTAAATGCAATGATGAGCTATTGAATAAGATTTGGATGACGGGCGCTTATACCGTTCATCTTAATATGCAGGATTACTTGTGGGACGGCATTAAGCGCGACCGTCTGGTTTGGATCGGTGATATGCACCCTGAGACCATGACCATCAGCAACGTATTTGGCAACAACCCTGTTGTGCCCAAAAGCCTGGATTTTGTACGCGACCATACCCCGCTGCCTGCGTGGATGAACGGCATACCATCCTATTCTATGTGGTGGATAATTATGCAGCACGATTGGTATTATTTCCATGGTGATAAAAACTACCTGATGCAGCAAAAAAGCTACCTATTGCCTTTATTGGATGCTTTATTAAGCAAGGTTGGTGCCGATGGTAACGAAAATCTCAACGGTTTTCGTTTCCTGGACTGGCCATCCAGCGAGAATAAACCTGGTGTGCATGCGGGTTTGCAAGCCTTAATGGTGATAGCATTTGATAAAGGAGCCGAACTTTGCAAAATAATGGGCGAAACCAAACTGGCCACCTTATACAGCAGCAAAGCCAACCAAATGCGCCAGCATGCCCCTGATGCGAATAACAGCAAACAAGCAGCCTGCCTGATGGCCTTGGCGGGTATGATCCCCGCCGAAAAAGCTAACCGCGAGGTTATTGATGTTGGTGGTGTTAAAAAATTCTCAACCTATTTTGGTTACTACATGCTACAGGCGCAGGCCAAAGCTGGTGCTTATGAAACGGCCATCAACAACATCCGCCAGTATTGGGGTGGTATGCTTAAACTGGGCGCCACTACCTTTTGGGAGGACTTTGATTTGGAAGAGGCCGCAAATGCCGCACCTATAGATAATATAGTGCCATCAGGTAAATTAGATTATCACCGCAATACGGGCGCTTACTGTTACATTGGTCTTCGCCGCAGCCTTTGCCATGGCTGGGCATCGGGCCCAACATCATGGCTTACCGAAAACGTTTTAGGCATACACGTAACCGCGCCGGGCTGCAAAACCATTAAAATTGAACCTCACCTGGGCGATCTGGCCTGGGTTGAAGGCACATTCCCCACGCCGTATGGTATAGTAAAAGTAAAACATGTGAAATTAAAAAGCGGTAAAATCCAGACCACGGTATCAGCACCGGCGCAGGTGCATATTATTAAAGTGTAA
- a CDS encoding UxaA family hydrolase has translation MKQSILKVHPNDNVLVALRDLQADEIVKYEDVLYKVTEFIPAKHKFAINTLPAGANVIMYGVLVGKTQSEIPAGGLLSTKNIKHAASGFLTGEKHLNWKQPDVSNWKDKTFNGFHRADGSVGTANYWLVIPMVFCENRNVEVLQEALVKPLGYGRKKVYETQAQQLINMVKNGVSVDEVLFTEIETGTDGEKSPKVFPNVDGIKFLTHEGGCGGIRQDSVALCGLLAGYITHPNVAGATVLSLGCQNAQVSILQEEIAKRDPNFSKPLYVIDQQKTGKESVMLEQALRQTLAGLIQANQNERKPAPLNKITIGLECGGSDGFSGISANPAIGYTSDLLVALGGSVILAEFPELCGVEQNLIDRCVDESKAERFTNLIRTYAQRAEEAGSGFDMNPSPGNIKDGLITDAIKSAGAAKKGGTSPVVDVLDYPEKVTKPGLNLLCTPGNDVESTTAEVGSGANVVLFTTGLGTPTGNPIVPVVKIATNTSLYNRMSDIMDVNTGTIIEGEETIQQAGERILDYVIKVASGEVEVAAVSHGQDDFIPWKRGVSL, from the coding sequence ATGAAACAAAGCATTTTAAAAGTACACCCTAACGATAATGTATTGGTTGCCCTGCGCGATTTGCAGGCTGATGAGATAGTGAAATACGAGGATGTATTATACAAAGTAACTGAATTTATCCCCGCCAAACATAAGTTTGCTATTAACACCTTGCCTGCGGGCGCCAACGTAATTATGTATGGCGTTTTAGTGGGCAAAACCCAAAGTGAAATACCTGCGGGAGGCTTATTATCTACCAAAAATATTAAGCATGCGGCCAGTGGCTTTTTAACCGGCGAAAAACACCTGAACTGGAAACAGCCGGATGTAAGCAACTGGAAAGACAAAACGTTTAACGGCTTTCACCGTGCCGACGGAAGCGTAGGTACGGCCAATTACTGGCTGGTTATCCCAATGGTTTTTTGCGAAAACCGCAATGTGGAAGTTTTGCAGGAAGCTTTGGTAAAACCTTTGGGCTACGGCCGTAAAAAGGTTTACGAAACGCAAGCCCAGCAACTCATTAACATGGTGAAGAACGGCGTAAGCGTTGATGAAGTATTATTTACTGAAATAGAAACCGGTACCGATGGCGAGAAAAGTCCGAAAGTGTTCCCCAATGTTGATGGTATCAAATTCCTGACACATGAAGGCGGTTGCGGCGGTATCCGTCAGGATTCGGTTGCGCTGTGCGGTTTACTGGCTGGTTATATCACCCATCCTAATGTAGCCGGTGCTACAGTATTAAGTCTTGGTTGCCAAAACGCGCAGGTAAGCATTTTACAGGAAGAGATTGCTAAACGCGATCCTAACTTCAGCAAACCGCTGTATGTCATCGATCAGCAAAAAACAGGTAAGGAATCGGTGATGCTGGAGCAAGCTTTGCGCCAAACTTTAGCCGGATTAATTCAGGCTAATCAAAACGAACGCAAACCAGCGCCTTTAAACAAAATTACTATTGGTTTAGAATGCGGCGGTTCTGATGGTTTTTCGGGCATATCTGCCAACCCTGCTATTGGTTATACGTCAGACTTGTTAGTGGCCTTAGGCGGTTCGGTTATTTTAGCTGAATTCCCTGAATTATGTGGTGTTGAGCAAAATTTAATTGACCGCTGTGTGGATGAGAGCAAAGCCGAACGCTTTACCAATTTAATACGCACTTACGCCCAGCGTGCCGAAGAAGCAGGCTCGGGTTTTGATATGAACCCCTCGCCGGGTAATATTAAGGACGGTTTGATCACCGATGCTATTAAATCGGCAGGGGCGGCTAAAAAAGGCGGTACATCGCCGGTGGTTGATGTGCTGGACTATCCGGAGAAAGTAACTAAGCCGGGTTTAAATCTGCTTTGTACGCCGGGAAATGATGTGGAATCCACCACGGCCGAAGTAGGTTCGGGCGCTAACGTAGTGCTGTTTACTACAGGTTTAGGTACCCCAACTGGTAACCCCATTGTGCCGGTAGTAAAAATTGCTACTAACACCAGTTTATATAACCGCATGAGCGATATTATGGACGTAAACACCGGGACTATTATTGAAGGTGAAGAAACCATACAACAGGCCGGCGAACGTATTTTAGATTACGTTATAAAAGTGGCCAGCGGCGAAGTTGAGGTTGCCGCCGTATCGCACGGGCAGGATGATTTTATTCCGTGGAAGAGAGGCGTTTCTTTATAA
- a CDS encoding tagaturonate reductase: MILSKYNLKKINVPGLVVPDEALFNLPEKVLQFGTGVLLRGLPDYFIDKANRNGLFNGRVVVVKSTDTGSADEFDKQDGLYSLYIKGIEDGREVNEQIVCSAISRVLSAGKDWEAILKVAHSPHLQVVISNTTEVGIQLVQDDIRKHPPVSFPGKLLAVLYERYKAFNGSDKCGLVIVPTELIVDNGKKLESIILELAHLNKLEPAFMDWLEGCNHFCNSLVDRIVPGKPDAATNSAITKECGYEDDLRTVSEVYSLWAIEGDEKVASVLTFAQADKGVVITSDIEKFRELKLRLLNATHTLSCAIAFLSGFKTVKLAMDNEAFSQFILQLMRTDIAPAIPYKVTTEETDDFTYKVLDRFRNPNIEHQWISISAQYSSKIKMRVLPLLLNHYKQTQSVPEFIALGFAAFIRFMKVNKIDGRFAGEIDGVEYPVTDTQADIFYKAWTKADAEQVVKNVLSNKTLWDTDLTQLPGFAAAVTAQLAAIMHNGALEVLETGAKV; this comes from the coding sequence ATGATTTTATCGAAATATAATTTAAAGAAAATTAACGTACCGGGATTGGTTGTACCAGACGAAGCGTTATTTAACCTGCCTGAAAAGGTGCTGCAATTTGGCACCGGCGTATTGCTGCGCGGCCTGCCCGATTACTTTATTGATAAAGCCAACCGCAATGGTTTGTTTAATGGCCGGGTAGTAGTGGTTAAATCGACCGATACAGGTTCAGCAGATGAGTTTGATAAACAGGACGGCCTATATTCTTTATATATTAAAGGCATCGAAGACGGTAGGGAAGTGAACGAGCAGATTGTTTGTTCGGCCATCAGTCGTGTATTATCTGCGGGTAAGGATTGGGAAGCGATACTGAAGGTAGCGCACAGTCCGCATTTACAGGTAGTAATATCAAATACAACCGAAGTGGGCATCCAATTGGTGCAGGACGACATCCGCAAGCACCCGCCGGTATCTTTCCCCGGTAAATTATTAGCCGTGTTGTACGAGCGTTATAAAGCTTTTAATGGCAGCGATAAATGCGGATTGGTAATTGTACCGACTGAATTGATCGTTGATAACGGCAAGAAGCTGGAATCGATTATCCTGGAATTGGCTCACCTGAATAAACTTGAGCCTGCATTTATGGATTGGCTAGAGGGCTGTAACCACTTCTGCAATTCGCTGGTAGATAGGATAGTACCCGGCAAACCCGATGCGGCAACCAATAGTGCAATAACAAAGGAGTGCGGTTACGAGGATGACCTGCGTACGGTATCGGAAGTATATAGTTTATGGGCCATAGAAGGTGATGAGAAGGTAGCATCGGTATTAACCTTTGCCCAGGCAGATAAGGGCGTGGTAATAACTTCGGATATTGAAAAATTCAGGGAACTGAAGCTGCGTTTGCTAAATGCCACGCATACTCTAAGCTGCGCCATCGCTTTCCTTTCAGGGTTTAAGACTGTAAAGCTGGCTATGGATAACGAGGCGTTCTCTCAATTTATTCTGCAGCTGATGCGTACGGATATTGCCCCGGCTATACCGTATAAAGTAACTACCGAAGAAACAGACGACTTTACCTACAAAGTGCTGGACAGGTTCCGTAACCCGAATATCGAGCACCAGTGGATCAGCATTTCGGCACAATATTCATCAAAAATTAAAATGCGGGTACTGCCTTTGCTGTTAAATCACTACAAACAAACGCAATCGGTACCCGAATTTATTGCTTTAGGTTTCGCGGCATTCATCAGGTTTATGAAAGTTAATAAAATTGATGGTAGATTTGCAGGCGAGATTGACGGTGTTGAATACCCGGTAACGGATACCCAGGCTGATATTTTTTACAAAGCCTGGACAAAAGCCGATGCGGAACAGGTGGTTAAAAACGTTTTAAGTAACAAAACACTGTGGGATACCGATCTTACACAGTTACCGGGCTTTGCGGCAGCGGTTACCGCCCAATTAGCGGCAATTATGCATAACGGCGCATTGGAAGTTTTAGAAACAGGAGCAAAAGTTTAA
- a CDS encoding glycoside hydrolase family 88 protein — MKKLKRRRSSALNKNIGTRNKMKKLLLIGLLMMAAFSAVQAQEKPYSQRMAATAMKLWSDTAANARWTYERGVILDGLESLWQQTGNGDYFRYIQHTVDRFVGADGTVGGGYKADVYTLDNLLMGRSVLTMYKVLGSDKYYKAANLLRAQLKDQPRTASGGFWHKKIYVDQMWLDGLYMGDTFYSRYASTMGETADFDDIAKQFILMEKSARDPKTGLIYHGWDESRKQKWADPKTGLSPNFWGRAMGWYGMALVDALDDFPKNHPQRAEIIAILNRYVAAVQKYQDARSGTWWQILDKPNAEGNYLESSVSCMFVYTLAKAVREGYIPASYQTVAEKGYKGILKEFIATDADGQINLTKTVSVGGLGGNPYRDGSYKYYLSEKVVTNDMKGVGSFILAAVEMERLANLSAAKGKTVLLDSYFNNEHLKNKVTGKTESFHYKWEEMDNNGFSIFGHVFNNYGFNTQTLYDAPNANNLKKASVYIIVDPDIPKENPDTKYIEEPHIKAISDWVKEGGVLLVFNNDTGNAEFTHLNKLMGKFGITFNLDSRNHVTTPHFETGAINIPAGNAIFKTAKKIYIKEISTFKVTTPAVSALTDKGDIVITTAKYGKGTVFAVGDPWFYNEYTDGRKLPADYDNYKAAEDLVKWVTKQIAAKK, encoded by the coding sequence ATGAAAAAATTAAAGCGCAGAAGGAGTTCTGCGCTGAATAAAAATATCGGGACAAGAAATAAGATGAAAAAACTATTGTTGATTGGCTTGCTGATGATGGCCGCGTTTAGCGCGGTACAGGCACAAGAGAAACCATACTCGCAACGCATGGCGGCAACCGCTATGAAGTTATGGAGCGATACCGCCGCCAACGCCCGCTGGACATACGAGCGCGGTGTAATTTTAGACGGCCTGGAAAGCCTTTGGCAGCAAACTGGCAACGGCGATTATTTCAGATACATTCAGCATACGGTTGATAGGTTTGTAGGCGCTGATGGCACTGTAGGCGGTGGTTACAAAGCCGATGTTTATACACTGGATAACCTGCTGATGGGCCGCAGTGTACTAACCATGTACAAGGTGCTGGGTTCCGATAAATATTATAAGGCTGCCAACCTATTGCGTGCGCAACTGAAAGACCAGCCCCGCACGGCTTCAGGTGGTTTTTGGCATAAGAAGATCTATGTTGACCAAATGTGGCTGGATGGCCTGTATATGGGCGATACTTTTTACTCGCGTTATGCATCCACCATGGGCGAAACTGCCGATTTTGATGATATCGCGAAGCAGTTTATCTTGATGGAGAAAAGCGCCCGCGACCCAAAAACGGGGTTGATCTATCACGGATGGGACGAGAGCCGCAAACAAAAATGGGCCGACCCCAAGACCGGCTTGTCGCCAAACTTTTGGGGCAGGGCCATGGGCTGGTACGGTATGGCACTGGTAGACGCGCTGGATGATTTCCCCAAGAACCATCCGCAACGTGCTGAGATCATAGCCATCCTTAACCGTTATGTAGCCGCAGTACAAAAATATCAGGATGCAAGATCGGGCACATGGTGGCAGATTTTGGATAAGCCGAATGCCGAAGGCAATTACCTGGAATCGTCCGTATCCTGTATGTTTGTGTACACACTGGCTAAAGCCGTGCGCGAAGGTTATATCCCTGCCAGCTATCAAACGGTAGCCGAAAAAGGGTATAAGGGTATCTTGAAAGAGTTTATCGCTACCGATGCCGATGGCCAGATCAACTTAACCAAAACCGTAAGCGTGGGTGGTTTAGGCGGTAACCCATATCGTGATGGCAGCTATAAATACTACCTGAGCGAAAAGGTAGTGACCAACGATATGAAAGGCGTGGGCTCGTTCATTTTAGCCGCGGTGGAAATGGAGCGATTAGCCAACCTATCAGCCGCTAAAGGCAAAACGGTGTTACTGGATAGCTATTTTAATAACGAGCACCTGAAAAATAAAGTAACAGGTAAAACTGAATCGTTCCATTATAAATGGGAGGAAATGGACAATAACGGCTTCTCTATTTTCGGTCATGTGTTTAATAACTACGGTTTCAATACCCAAACGTTATATGACGCCCCTAACGCTAATAACCTGAAAAAAGCATCCGTATACATCATTGTCGATCCCGATATCCCCAAGGAAAACCCGGATACCAAATACATTGAAGAACCGCATATAAAAGCCATCAGCGATTGGGTTAAAGAAGGCGGTGTACTGTTGGTGTTTAACAACGATACCGGCAACGCGGAATTTACCCACCTGAATAAGCTGATGGGGAAATTTGGTATCACCTTCAATTTAGATAGCCGCAACCATGTAACCACGCCGCATTTTGAAACCGGGGCTATTAACATCCCTGCGGGTAATGCCATTTTTAAAACAGCTAAGAAAATCTATATTAAAGAGATCAGCACCTTTAAGGTTACCACGCCGGCTGTATCGGCACTGACGGACAAGGGTGATATTGTGATCACTACCGCCAAATATGGTAAAGGGACTGTGTTTGCCGTTGGCGACCCATGGTTCTATAATGAATATACCGACGGAAGGAAATTACCGGCTGACTACGATAACTATAAAGCCGCGGAAGATCTGGTGAAATGGGTAACAAAACAAATTGCCGCTAAGAAATAA